The proteins below are encoded in one region of Kogia breviceps isolate mKogBre1 chromosome 8, mKogBre1 haplotype 1, whole genome shotgun sequence:
- the ANGPTL2 gene encoding angiopoietin-related protein 2 — translation MRPLCVTCWWLGLLAALGAAVGQKEGFEGTEEGSPSEFIYLNRYKRAGESSDKCTYTFIVPQQRVTGAICVNSKEPEVLLENRVHKQELELLNNELLKQKRQIETLQQLVEVDGGIVSEVKLLRKESRNMNSRVTQLYMQLLHEIIRKRDNALELSQLENRILNQTADMLQLASKYKDLEHKYQHLATLAHNQSEVIAQLEEHCQRVPAARPVPQPPPAAPPRVYQPPPYNRIINQISTNEIQSDQNLKVLPPPLPTMPALTSLPSSTDKPSGPWRDCLQALEDGHDTSSIYLVKPENTNRLMQVWCDQRHDPGGWTVIQRRLDGSVNFFRNWETYKQGFGNIDGEYWLGLENIYWLTNQGNYKLLVTMEDWSGRKVFAEYASFRLEPESEYYKLRLGRYHGNAGDSFTWHNGKQFTTLDRDHDVYTGNCAHYQKGGWWYNACAHSNLNGVWYRGGHYRSRYQDGVYWAEFRGGSYSLKKVVMMIRPNPNTFH, via the exons ATGAGGCCGCTGTGCGTGACGTGCTGGTGGCTGGGACTGCTGGCCGCCCTGGGAGCGGCTGTGGGCCAGAAGGAGGGCTTTGAGGGCACAGAGGAGGGCTCGCCCAGCGAGTTCATCTACCTGAACAGGTACAAGCGGGCCGGCGAGTCCTCGGACAAGTGCACCTACACCTTCATCGTTCCCCAGCAGCGGGTCACGGGCGCCATCTGCGTCAACTCCAAGGAGCCCGAGGTGCTCCTGGAGAACCGGGTGCACAAGCAGGAGCTGGAGCTGCTCAACAACGAGCTGCTCAAGCAGAAGCGGCAGATCGAGACGCTGCAGCAGCTGGTGGAGGTGGACGGCGGCATCGTGAGCGAGGTGAAGCTGCTGCGCAAGGAAAGCCGCAACATGAACTCGCGGGTCACGCAGCTCTACATGCAGCTCCTGCACGAGATCATCCGCAAGCGGGACAATGCGCTCGAGCTCTCCCAGCTGGAGAACAGGATCCTCAACCAGACGGCTGACATGCTGCAGCTGGCCAGCAAGTACAAGGACCTGGAGCACAAGTACCAGCACCTGGCCACGCTGGCCCACAACCAGTCAGAGGTCATCGCGCAGCTGGAGGAGCACTGCCAGCGGGTGCCCGCCGCCCGGCCCGTGCCCcagccgccgcccgccgccccgccccgcgtcTACCAGCCGCCCCCCTACAACCGCATCATCAACCAGATCTCCACCAACGAGATCCAGAGCGACCAGAACCTGAAGGTGCTGCCGCCCCCCCTGCCGACCATGCCCGCCCTCACCAGCCTCCCATCCTCCACAGACAAGCCGTCGG GCCCGTGGAGAGACTGCCTGCAGGCCCTGGAGGATGGCCACGACACCAGCTCCATCTACCTGGTGAAGCCAGAGAACACCAACCGCCTCATGCAGGTGTGGTGTGACCAGAGACATGACCCCGGGGGCTGGACCGTCATCCAGAGGCGCCTGGACGGCTCGGTCAACTTCTTCCGAAACTGGGAGACGTACAAG CAAGGGTTTGGGAACATCGACGGCGAGTACTGGCTGGGCCTGGAGAACATTTACTGGCTGACGAACCAAGGCAACTACAAACTGCTGGTGACCATGGAAGACTGGTCTGGCCGCAAGGTCTTTGCAGAATATGCCAGCTTCCGCCTGGAGCCTGAGAGCGAGTATTATAAGCTGCGGCTGGGGCGCTACCATGGCAACGCCGGTGACTCCTTTACCTGGCACAATGGCAAGCAGTTCACCACCCTGGACAGAGACCATGATGTCTACACAG GCAACTGTGCCCACTACCAGAAGGGTGGCTGGTGGTATAACGCCTGTGCCCACTCCAACCTCAACGGGGTCTGGTACCGCGGGGGCCACTACCGGAGCCGCTACCAGGACGGAGTCTACTGGGCTGAGTTCCGAGGAGGCTCCTACTCGCTCAAGAAGGTGGTGATGATGATCCGGCCGAACCCCAACACCTTCCACTAG